A part of Patagioenas fasciata isolate bPatFas1 chromosome 28, bPatFas1.hap1, whole genome shotgun sequence genomic DNA contains:
- the LOC136115843 gene encoding ral guanine nucleotide dissociation stimulator-like 1, whose translation MASILQAWLDQCADDFREPPEYVCLQKVLSYLKKNMPGSDPEKRAQNLLEQFQKEEWENDDAFHSLSPCTPDEEEELEISGPEEFSLSQEDLVAEQLTYMDATLFQNVVPHHCLGCIWSRRDKKENKQLAQSIRATTSQFNAVTNCVLSTILESKELKTQPRAKILEKWIRIGRQCRILNNFSSLKAIVSALQSTSVYRRKKTRACVPKDTMLMFEELCEIFSDCDNFATSRELLLKGVTQGTVPYLGTFLTDLVMLDTALQDYLEGGLINFEKRRREFEVIAQIKLLQSSCNSYCVTGDEKFVQWFRRQRH comes from the exons atggcatcgattttacaagcctggctcgaccaatgtgccgacgatttccgagagccgcccgagtacgtgtgtctgcagaaggtgctgagttatctgaagaagaacatgcccggctctgacccggagaagagggcgcagaacctcctggagcagttccagaaagaagaatgggagaatgatg acgcgttccacagcctttctccctgcaccccggacgaggaagaggaactggagatcagcggcccagaagaattctcgctgtcccaagaagacctggtggcagaacagctgacatacatggacgcg acactcttccagaacgttgtgccccaccactgcctgggctgcatctggtcccgaagggacaagaaagagaacaaacagctggcacagagcatcagagccaccacctcgcagttcaacgccgtcaccaactgcgtgctcagcaccatcctggagagcaaagaattaaagacacagccaagagcgaagatcttggagaagtggatccgtatcggacgt caatgtaggatcctgaacaacttttcgtctctgaaggccatcgtttccgccttgcagtccacctcggtttatcgccggaagaagaccagggcctgcgttccaaa ggacacaatgctgatgttcgaagagctttgcgaaatcttctccgactgtgacaactttgcgacgagcagggagctgctgctgaag ggagtcacacaaggcacggtaccttacctgggtaccttcctcactgacctcgtcatgctggacacagcccttcaggactatctcgag ggcggcctgatcaattttgagaagcggcgaagg gagtttgaagtaatcgcacaaattaagctgttgcagtcctcatgtaacagctattgcgtgacaggagatgagaaattcgtgcagtggtttaggaggcagcggcattga